The Neoarius graeffei isolate fNeoGra1 chromosome 23, fNeoGra1.pri, whole genome shotgun sequence genome segment ACTCATGTCCTGTCATTCACTTTCTGGTTTGTGTTGATTGGCTCTAATACATTACCGATTATTTTCACAACGAACCAAGACCCTACAAATATGACTGGAGAGTTCTGCATGGCCATGAAAAGTGAACTAGGACTTTATTGGCATGAGGCAGTCATCATTGTCGCCAAAGTGATTTTTTGGACAGTATGCATTGTAATTGTGTTTTGTTACATCTGCATTGCTAAGACAGTTCTGGAGTCATATCAAAGGTCTCGTGGCAACAACGACAAGCGGAAGCGTAAAGCAAAGCTTCGGGTTTTTCTTATTCTTATCGTATTTCTTATCTGTTATGTGCCTTACCACTCTATCCGAATACCTTATACTTTATTACAGATTAAAAGCAATTGCTCATGTGCCAGGGTTTTCTTTAAAATTGCTAAGGACTTAACCCTCTGGCTCTCAGCTCTAAATGTATGCCTGGATCCCTTGATCTACTTTTTTCTCTGTAAGGCCTTCAGGGAAAAGTTTTGGGACATGTGTGACCTTAAAAGACTCTTTCCATCCTTTGGAAAAAACAGTGATACATGCCAGTCCTCGGAAACTTCACTCTAAGCTGAAGGCAAAAGcaatggaccttttttttttaacaattacaatttaaagcaagcactggtgattTCATGTTGTACAGCTGCAAACTGTGAATGTGTGCTACTCTTTGTAAATACCTGCCATGACATTACAGTGTGTAATGCATTTCTGCAGAACACTGATAGTTCAATGGTGTTGAAACCACATCGAAAGCTAAAACTGTGCACAGGTTCACATTAGAGACCAAAACATATCTCCATATGCATCAAAGTCTGTCATGATATAAATAATACAGCAATTTTGCAACATTTTGTAATTAATTCATAATGTTTTTATTATAAATTTTTATATTGGACTAAAGGTCTAAGGCCTGATCTGCGGTATGTGTGGAAAACTGATCCAGTGAAAAAAACAGTTTAGAAACAAATATTGTAACATTTGCTTGCTAATATATGAGTTCATATGCAATAATAAGTGTGTAATTGTGTTTAGTTTGAATTAAGACCTACTTTTATTTGCAATGCATGAAATATCTACAATAAAGTTTTATTATTACTAAATGTTATAATTATTATATGTATATTTATTGTGACTGCAttagattttattattattattattattattattattattattattattattattattattacaggcaatgagcttatgctattggatttggattctttctggctaaTAGGTCGgtgttcctagggtgtatatagcttttatatatagcttgcaacatttattgcacaaggtggcccactttagatcatttcttctggactagatggggccggagtgtgctacgctgtcattgatggtctcattatcattattattattattattattattattattattattattattattatagtttaaTTTAGTATCTGTTGGTGTCAGCTGAAGTCCAAATATAGAACTacatccttttcttcttcttgtgtGTAGTAATGATACCAATCAATAAGGGTCTATAACTGAAAAATAATTATTGTAATATATCATATTTACCGGTACTTGTGTACCACAGTGGAGAGCTTTGAGAAATAAGTTTACTGGTTTTACATAGCTGCAGATGTTTCTCTCTGTGCATCATTCAATATAGAGAATAGCCTtatatctgggggggggggggggggggaggggataATGAACTACATGTACACCCATGACGGTACTGGAGTACATGGTCCACTGTAATGGTACG includes the following:
- the LOC132871140 gene encoding P2Y purinoceptor 13-like → MMASNGTQTLNTSCPDCGIHQKAWGIALPSLYFMIFPPALVLNLTVAWICLHLQANSSFMVYLKHLVAADLLMTLTFPVRAASELSGASPGLHAFACRFSSVFFYLAMNMSVILMGLISLDRYLKIVRSGGSLLCQNLFLTHVLSFTFWFVLIGSNTLPIIFTTNQDPTNMTGEFCMAMKSELGLYWHEAVIIVAKVIFWTVCIVIVFCYICIAKTVLESYQRSRGNNDKRKRKAKLRVFLILIVFLICYVPYHSIRIPYTLLQIKSNCSCARVFFKIAKDLTLWLSALNVCLDPLIYFFLCKAFREKFWDMCDLKRLFPSFGKNSDTCQSSETSL